CAATTCCATGATGAGATTCAAATCGTTTATCCTCTGCCGCAATCACCGCTTCCACATATAAAGGCGGCAGTTCATCATAGTATGTAAAATTTTCATTTTCACGCAGACTCTCTCCCAGCTCAGCAATCGGTGCCTCCGCCACTGCCTGTCGGTACATTCGGTATCCTTTTATACCATACCAGCCTGCTATAAGAAAAAAGACGATCAAGAGCGCCGCCAGTCCGCCTAGCAATCCATTTCTGATACCATGTGCCTTATGTTTCATTTTTTGTTTCTCCTTTCTATGAGCTGATTTGCTATATACACCAAAAGCAGTAAAACACTAATGGGAATCAGCAATATACATAGCATAACGCGCCCCGCTATTTCAAATAAATGTGAAATATTTTTTTTGAAATTTGGATTTTTCATATTTTCTGCTCCTTTTACGCAAAATCATCTTGCATATTTTTCCAATTAGATATAAAATAAGCTAAATTATTTTCATCACTCAGGGGGTTATATAGTATGTTATTCAAGAAAAATCATTCAATGGAATTTATAGAGACAGATGAAAGCGGCCTAGTGGTTTTCAATCCAGCCTCCGGCGACAGCTGTATTCTGGATGATATCGGATATGCAATCCTCCATGCAATGGGCGATGGCGCCACATTAGATGCGATTACCGATAAGCTGTCCCAGGAATACATGGCCTCTCCCGGC
This sequence is a window from Lachnospiraceae bacterium. Protein-coding genes within it:
- a CDS encoding HPr-rel-A system PqqD family peptide chaperone — its product is MLFKKNHSMEFIETDESGLVVFNPASGDSCILDDIGYAILHAMGDGATLDAITDKLSQEYMASPGEIRRDVDEFLGKLVAQGILVTCE